The sequence atatatatatatactatatatataaaatgtttGAGGGATATTTTTAATTCTGGACTTTATAGCATTTTATTCTACAAGCGAACAAATAGTAATAGAAAGAACAAGTTAGAAAGACTAGTTTAGTGAAAGCATGATATGAAATTTTCATCAACACGTTgatattttcacatttttatgAGTTCAATATCGATATGGGGAATAActcgatattttcattatatcatataaaaatttaaaaaacataaaaagataacaacaaaatgtcactaatgtaaatataacataataataaacccagttttaaaaacataaatatttatttattcatttaaattttttgtttaaataattttttcaaaaatatctttttggcaTTGATATCGTTATTGACATTTGTGTAAACATAAAACCTTGACATGTTCGTCAATATCGATAATTAAACCTTAATTGGAGAtcaaataagaaagaaaaacataagAGATAATGGAAACAATCGAAAATTCTTTTCTTGCATATTTAGATATTTGGGTTCAAATACCCATAGATTCAGATATAATTGGAGAAATGAGTACGTTAGAAATATATCCCAGGAATATTGATTGATACGTAATCGATCAAAcactatatttttttagtatttatcCCGGAGAAGTTGggatatttatttttagttttttttagaattaatataaatagatGTGTTGTTGATAGACAAACTTAAAATTTGGGAGGggcaaaaaggaaaaagaagaagaagaaaaaaaggtgGAGAGAATATATATTGGTGTGTGTTTATGAGAGCAAAGCATGGGATCCACATCCCCTCTACTTAGTATCTCTCTTATAACATATAATGCTCTAATTCAGACACACTCATATAAAGAgaactttatttaatttgacaCATCATAATTGTGGTTTCATTTCTGTCACAAAGGACACTACCACCCATTATCTAGGGATTCATCAATGCAATGATGTGACAATAGATCTATCCTCCATGTAGCTAATACTATTAaccattctttttttaattcatcaatcaTATAATACCTTAATCAATTTAGTCAGGCAAATCAACAAGTCTTTTAAGGCACGTTTGGTTAAAGAAGTAAGAGAACTCTACTCAATACTCATTGTTTGGCTAAAAAAATTTATGTCTAAACGAACAAAGAACTTCAGTTGTGTAACTTATCAAATCCTTACATCGTGATTCTCACAATTAAACAACTCAACTATTCGCACCAAAATCCGTCCTTAACTTTTTGAAAGAGATGcttgtaaaattaaacacatttttttttgttagaaaaAGAAGGTTAGTTTCCAATCATTTCCAACCTAAAACAATTTTGTTTAGAACAAGAAAAGTAGTTCATGTGgttaaattagaaatttttGGAAAAGCAAAAAGTGTTGTATTTTGAGAGACATATCTCCAATGTAAGAGACATGGTTTACAAAAGTGAAAGAAGGAAAACAAAGGAAATACATATTAAAAAGAATTGGTAGAGGATAATGTTGGAATATGATGGTTTGTATTTATCAAAGTAGGCTGTCATAGTTGACTGCTGAATATGGTTTTCAGAAAATGCTTAGGACATTTGGAAATGTCTTTTCCTAACCAACACAATCAAACTACCTtacatcaaatttaattataatttaatggtTAAAAGTCTTTTCTGCCCTTGAAATTCCCTCCAACTAATGATTTACATTTCTAACCATCTACTctctcaatttttaaatttctaataattTAGGTCTCATTTACTTACCATTTCATTTTTACGttgtagattttgaaaattaatcatatttcattttaatttcttattcCGAAGTAccatggttgaatttttaatcaaattttaaaaacaaaaagaaaatttttaaatactattattttagttttcaaaatttgacttggttttttttaaCCATTGCTAAAAAATAGatgacaaaggaagaaatttggaggtgggagtaatgtctatagacttagttttaaaaaataacaactcAAAAAACAAATCGTTACTAAACGGGACcttagtatttgaattttaacACGTTAAATTTTAGGTCTTcaataaccatttggtttttagtttttgaaaattaagcttataaacattcattcaatctctaaaatttttattttattatctgcTTTTTCTCAATGtttaaaaaaaccaatcaaaattttgaaaactaaaaaaaatagttttaaaaaaattggtttcGTTTTAggaatttgactaaaatttAACTATTACACTCAAGAAATATGTAAACAATGGTAAGAAAATGCGAAGAAatgagcttaattttcaaaaataaaaaaaacaaaaaacaaaatggttatcgaACGATACCttagtctttatacttttaaatttataacaatttagtctctatcgTGAAAAATCTCATCAAACTTAATTgcaattttgattatttaacGATCTagtctttataatttatatttgttgAACAATATACTAGAGTGAAGTAGAATCTGGAGGTGTATCGGAATATCTTAACTAGGTTGACACATtcttagcaccctcatcatacTACATATCATTAATGAtatattcaatcaaaataaGGGTGATTCGATATATACCAATAGACCTAAAGAGAtgcttaattaaaaaagaaagctCATAAAAGCTAGAGAAAAGTCATTCACTTAAAAGGCTATAGAAGATAAtcatagttaaaaaaatatatatgtaatttatAAATGAGTGGCCCACCGTTTGTAAATTACATCTACACAATACACACCAATTAGGATTTAGATGTAACCAAGGATATTTAGTTTGGAATTTTTCCAATGTATCGAGACCCTTGTGGAGAATAGTCCATATAAAGTATTTTTGCTTCTTATTAAAATACATGGAGGATTTATTAACCAcaataaatagtaaatattgtagtaaaaaattaaaaataataatgaatgtaaaataataaaaacagtAGTAAATGaggattttgaaatagtgttgactgtAGCTAATTAGGGAATACAAAATAGTCTTTACGATAGCAAGAGatgattattatagttttaagATAGTTCTTACCCCAAACACATTCTTagtctttataatttataaacaaactcattcttcattaatttattaatctacATGGAcaaaaaatctcattaaatcttaacagTGTTTTTCAAGATAGggattaaatcgttacaaattctTAAGTATCAAAACTAAATTGATACTCATTACTGTTTAGGGATTAAATCTTTAAAGTTGAAATACGaaaactaaatcgttacaaactaaaattcagagactaaatcgttatgtccatgaaagaaacaaaaaatgattttcaacctttaaaaaatgaagtcctttcatttttttttttaaaaatttttcctCCAACATATATTTTCTTGATCttccaatatttattttaaacaaatcaATTTTAACCATAAATTTATCAAATTCTATCCATTTAGACTATAAACTTCTAATATATGTGTTTAATTGattttgattcaattttagCTAATTTCCTCAAAATTTGTTACATGGTTTCATATACCCATTACTAAGACAATATAGATTTGTTAGCAATTTATCTAAACTAGCTCAAATCCAACCCTATAAGAGAGTGAGGATGAatgacaataaataaataaattcccTTCCCCTTTTATTGATGTCTATCCTAAAGTTTTAAAAGCTCATAAAAGGAGAGTTCACAATTTTTCAGGGAAGAATAATGGATTATCATATACTTAATTGACATTAAAAGATGTGTCACAAATAACCAAATATTATTACTTTAAAGTTTAGAATCAAGGACCAATTCCCCTTTTTAAATTATCACTTACTTGGAACAGAAGTtacattaaaaagtttaatcctCCAATGTTAAAAAATAGGTTAGATTAAAAGTTCACTCAGGttctaaatttatatatatttaataaatcattaaatttttaattttttattttatagtaaattttatgtctaatatatttgtcaatattttaaaatacacACATAATAAGGTTCAAATATCATGTTGGTCTATGTATTTGTAGTTACTTcctattttagtccatatattttataattataatttttgtttcttgtatttaatttttttttttttaaactaatccATGTAGTTAGTTAATGGTTGTTTTTgagaaaactaatttttaagtTCTTGATTTTTTAAGAATGTGTGCATTTGGTTCTTAAGgtttcaatttcatcattttaatccctatttttgaaaaataagtttaagAGGTCTCTCTTCCTATTCTCTGCATTAACtaaatatgtatttaaaataacaaaaatatttaactAATGTGAAAAATGGGAAGAAAGaccttttaaacttattttccaAAAGTGAGGGACTAAGATGGTCAAATTAAAACATTAGGGACTAAATGCACGTATTCCTAAAGACTCACgaactaaaaatataatattcccttgttttttttaaaagtccAAATTAGCATTGTCTTTATAAATTGTGAAAATATATTCATGTAATGTCTTttattgcatgaaaattattattatcatttaacaaattttggaaaaaaaacaactttcaaagacttaatttaagatttatggAAAGTataagaaataaatttaatattacttAAAAGGAAAAGgttcacaaatagaaaaattatcaaactatttgcagaaatagcaaaaagaaaaaaaaatatattggtaGATACTGACATatttctatcaacgtctattaaTGATTTACTTCTATCAGCTTCTATCTGATAAatactgatagatttctatcagcagaaagattaaaattttgttattttatataaatagttttccttatttttttatttttgaaaatttccctacttaaaaaatatattgagtagatgaactcaaattaaatggaacctaaataaaaaggataaaaatggtattttacccaattaataatttataatatcTTGTTGAGAGTTTCAGCCAATGATTTTCTCTATCATCCTATTTTAGCAGCTAGCTTCactccaaaattccaaaatcttTTATGGGGCCTCCAAAAGTTTTGCACTGCAAAAGAGGGCCTTTTTCCAAATTCTATATTAAAATTGAGAACCTGCCTAAGTCACATGCTAAGGGCCTAAGGCCtactttataaattaaaaaaaaaaaagaaaaagaaaagaaaagtagccctcaaatatctatttttctgtatttttttgttctttacaCAATTTTACATGTATCTGTATTTGTATTATTTACTTTGTGTGTTCTTcttggtttttttcttttatatattttattttgtaggttAGCCTTCCTAGTCAGCTTGCAAAAATATAAGGCCATTGTTCTACTTCTGGTTGACCCAAAGATTGCAAAGACCTGCATAAGAAATcgcaaggaaaagaaaagagagggaaagCTACACCAACTAGAACAAGCCAACTAATCACTGAAAGTGTGTACGTGCTGTTTTAGTTCAAAACTCTATTAAAAATAGTCAAATGATCGAATGCGAATGTACACTGTCAATAGATAATGATGTGAAAGTACTCCAAGTATCATTTTTCAATAGACCATTAACAAAATTCAGATTTAGAAATAGTTCTTGAGTTGAATTTGAAAGTAGTCAATAAAAATAGTTGAAAGGCGGTTCGTGCTAgtgcaaaataaataataatagaaagCATGAGATACAGTTAAGTTTCCGTTCTTAGAACAAGTAACCTAGGGATTGTGTTCATATTACAATTACTCAGCTCTTTATACTATGAACCAAGTTATACTTTTATTCATCATTGATTTCGAGTAACTTTACAAGTCTGAGTAATTAGACTTATatttttatgactagttataccTTAGATTAATTTGCATGTAGATCTTTCGTCCTACAATGTGCCTTATGTCCAAGATCACATAACATTCTATGTCTAGGTCCTTAGTTCCATATGCTCTTGTAAACTTTGTGATATTACCTCAATCTTCTCAGCATTAAGACTCAAATATAACATGTTAATTTAAGTAATCAATTTAGATTAACAAGACAATTCATAAGCTCAATAAAGAAAATAACATAAAAGGAGAGTGGATagcaatgtaaatataatttatcaaGCTATCCTGTCCTTTAAAGGCATCCACCAAATTGAATCCGTCGAATAATTTAGCTCATAATTATGAGAAGAAATGTAGGCTTCATTGAAGAGAAATTCATAAGTAAAAGGTGAATGTAAGCTGAAACAAAACAGaaagcaaaataaaatataacaaacaaataaactaaagaAACCCCTTGTGACGAGCTCTACACTCTCTAGGGATGCTCTCTTAACTTGATTCAACCTCTTTCAAGGAGAATCCAATTTACAACTCTAACTCACCAGTATGGAAAATGTTTCAATGCTTGATTCTCCAAATGGATGGATGCAAAGCTTTATATAGGTTTCAAGGGGAATGGGTAATTGATGAAATGCATGCCCCAATTTGAATTAAGAAGATTCAGAGTGAACTAACAGCTTAGGGTCTCAAAATTAGTAAGTTAGCTCTGACCATGAAATTCCATTCGTACTAGTTTAGGGTACAACGTAGTCGTATTGTATTTTGCTTGTTGAGCAATGTGACTAGATTAGGGGTTGAAAACAGATGTCCTGCACATGAGCAAAAATAAATGACTTGAGCAAAGGTGCTGGAATGACACAAAATAGACCTAAACAAGCTGAGTTTTCACTTAATCATGACGTGCAGATCAAGAGCTTATAGTTATACTAAAACTTTATACAAGTTAATCCTACATTCAAGgcaaaaagtatataaaagagaGACTCATCACCTATTAGAGACTACTTGCTTAAAAGCTATTACAACAAGAGAGGAAGACGTGGCTTTATGTTTCGGAGTTGTACTTACAAATGGAACCCCATTGAGGGGAGAAGCCATGAAGTCGATTCCTCATTATGATATCACCAAGCTCATTAGGCAAGAAGGGCTCCGTTCTTGTTCTTTAAGCGCCATGGAGGTCAACACCCCATGTTAACAGATACTTCAGAacatcaaaatttaatattcatgGATGTGCCAAATGCTAAATTATGATAAAGCACCATAGACATGAGGAATAGAACGTACCTAAATGGCTACTGAGACAGCTTTCTCATTAAATGAATGCAATAGCAACCAGAGAAAAGGTCAGGCCTTTTTCCTTGTGAAGCTCAGTCTGTTCAAGGTATCACTCCAAGTTGAAGCAACAATTTGGAAATTCACCTGAGCTAAGAATCCAAGCCTTCTCATTTCTTACTTCTTTCTTGAGATAGAGAGATGGAGAATGAAGAAATaagttcacttttttttttctctgtttGATTTGATGGTTATGGCACAAGAAAACCATGCTAAGTACACAACCAAACAATTCCAAACACTATCTTCTGGTAGCTCATGCAATTATATGTCTtgtttttaacaaaaattaaggGTGAATGAGCAACTGCATCTCAAGAAATTTCAACAAAATCCtctctaatttcattttcaacatGCATCTTTCTAATATCCTTGCTCAATGATTTCACTGTCAAGATTATGTCTTCAATCTTAGGATGTGAATTGTGAActgaaaaaaatgtaaaactgGTTCCATGAACCTCAATAGAACTCCATCCAGGTAGCTTTTTTAAACCAAGAGATCTCATTTGGGTCCATGCCGCCTCCACTCCATCCCATCTACTCATGGATGCATAACTATGGGCCAGTTGCACAAAATTTCCAGCATCCACAGGCTTTAATTCAAACATATCTCTAGCAATAACCTTTCCAAGTTGGACACTGCCATTCACACGACATGCGTCAAGGAGTATGCCTAAAACATCTATTGCGGGTTCTTTAAACATCATTTTATAGAAGCTATATGCTTCATCAACTTTTCCAGCTCGACTCAGGAGGTCAATGATGCAAGCTCGGTGTTCGAGATTTGGTGACATTCTGAAATCTTTAGTCATTGACTCGTATATGTTCAAACCTTGGATAATAAGTCCACTGTGACTACAAGCAGAAAGAactgaaagaaaaataacatgatTTGGTTCCATCCCTGTGCCAAGAAACTCTGAATATTTCCTCAAAGCAATTTCACCTTTTCCGTTAAAACCATATCCAGCAATAAGGATGCTCCATGTTACAAGATCTTTTTGTAACATGTAATCAAAACACTTCTGAGCAGTCCCTAAGTTTCCGCATTTGAAGTACATGTCAACTAGAGCCGTTTCAGTCATAATGCATGGGATAAGGGAACTTCTAAGAACGAAGTTGTGAATCCACTTTCCCTGGAAAAGTGCACCAGCAGAACCACAAGCTTGAAGAAGTGAGGTCACTGTTATTGAGTCGGGCCTTTGAAAGCTCGTTCTCATTTCATTGAAGAAAAAGATGGCCTTGCTTAAATAACCATTTTTAGCATGTCCAGCCACAATAGCATTCCAAGAAACTAAATCCTTTTCAACCATCTCATTAAAAATTGAACAACTTTGCTCCAGCTTATTACACTTTGCGTACATGGTGACAAGAGAGTTTTGAGCAGGGATGTCTAGCAATATTCCTTGCCTTAATACATAACCATGAATCGAGGTACCAATATCACAACAAACAAGTTGGGCACAGGCTGAAAGAGCACTAGCTAAGGTAGCAGTACTTGGCTCGACATTTGATTCAATCATTTGATAGAAGACCCCCAATGCCTTATCAGCACAATCATTCTGAACAAGTCCTGATATCATTGCTGTCCAAAGGACCGCATCCTTTTCAGTAGTTGATTTGAAAacttcatgagcgagatccaAACATCTACATCTCAAGTATAAAACTATGAGTGCTGTCTCTACTTGTTGATCTATATCTGAACCATCCTTAAGAATCAGACAGTGCACTAACTTACCAAATCGAAGATCACCCTTTATAGCAGAAGCAGACAAAGCAGAACAAAAGGTCTGCTTGTCGGGTTTGATATCTTCAATCCTCATTCCTTGTATAAACTTCAATATTTCTTCAATGCCTCCAATTTTCGAATAGGCAGATAATAGTGAATTCCAAGAAACTAAGTCTCTGTAATCCATTGACTCAAATAAACTTCTTGCATCACCAATTTTGCCACATTTACCATACATATTCACCATGGAGTTCAATAAAGCTAAGTCTGACTCAAAACCATATAAAACAATCAAACAAtgcaaacaaagaagaaggggAAGCTCTGAAATACCAGGAAGCAGACTCAAGAAGGTGACAGAAGTGGGCTGAATACCACTCTCCCGCATTTGTTTGAACATTGAAAAAGCAATGTCAATGTCCCCCTGTCGTGAGTAGCATCCAATTAAGGTGGTCCAAGGAACAACATTTCTCTCAGGCATTGTATCAAACACCTTGCGACCAAAATGAATGCACCCAAATTTGGCATAGAAACTAATGAGCGAAGACCCAATATAGGAATCATGAGAAAGCCCATTAACGATGACAGATTGATGAATTGAAAGGCCATTTGAAAACATGTTCAAATTGGTACAAGCTTTGAGGAGACTGGGAAAAGTGTATGCATCTGGTGGGGTATTGGTGTTTTGGAAAGAAATGTAGGTTTGAAGAACTTGATGGTGAGCGCCTTGAGAAGAAAGGCGATTTAGGAGAGAGTTAAATGATTTGGTGCTGCCATGGGCTATTGGCTCATGGATTAATCTGTTCATAACAATCCAACAACAAAATGCAATCTTCTATCAAAAGTTCACCAACTCCCAACAGCGATTATTAAAGAATTGAAGACGATTGAGGAAGAAATTCAAATACTTGTAAGAGTAGAATTCGATTAGCTGACCACAGTGCATCTTCTCAACGGAGTTGACAAAGATCTAACCAAAATCACGGTCTTCATCGCCAAGATTCAACACCTACCGAAGCAAAGCAACATTTTTtcccattatttttttaaaatttacctTATAAACGTGAGGAAATTTCTAATTAATGAATCCCACGCTATTTTAAAAGCATGCCGGtgtgacatgaaataaatgaatgaagtATGAAAAATGGACTATACCCTTATGCTATAGAATTCTTTTTTGTGTTTAACTAAGGGTAATTTCACAAATAATATCTCTTTTTagaaatgacaaaaataaggtGATAGGGAAaactttttctaaaaataacgtagttatataaacataaatgtaGTTGGAAAGAATTGTAAAAAATAAGTATGGAAATCGTGGACGTGGTCCACGAGTTCCTTCTTAGTCAAATGTTGAGATTCTAAGACTATGAAACTCGTAGGTTCTCTCcacaatttcaataaatttttagagaaaaattaaaattaatttaaattttacttaAGAAATGGAGTGTAATTTTCTTgtgtatatgtttataaaacaTAGTTTGACACATAATAGGAAAAATgattaatcaaaataaatttaaataaaaatatatctaaagtcAAAATTATCCATTACAAGTAACAAAAACTCATGAGTCATAAGGTGGTTGTTTTCTTTGACGCTAGCCATGACGATGTACAGTAATTCAAAATGTTGTTGATGAATTATATCATCAATATTTTATCAACAGACAACAATTCATTAGATTCATAAATTCTTAAAATGTTGTTGAGGTTGAAAATTTATCTAAAATTTGAAGGAGAAAAACCTCTGTGAGACTAAATGCACTgctttattgattttatttaatattttgaattagtaaaattttcttttcctaatCTTATTATATTTCACATTAGGGCAAACTTTGGAGTACTCCACGGTAGAAAAAGGCTCCATGGTGCAACGCTacctaaataaaaataaggaaaaacaaatttaaaatgtaaacCATAGGATTCATGTATCACCAACCATCCTTGATGGGTGGTTGaaaagaataattgttttaaatgataaaattgctgaaaatatttttaagtataacaaaatgttaATGTCTATGATGATAGACATCTATGAGTAAACAATATACTACAATAGATATTTATCAAACACTAATAGATGTATTTATTACGGTATATCGCtaataaatagtgacattttgttatatctgtaaataatttattttatttttcttcatttgaaaacaacctctttaaaaatccatttttaatttttatgtataTTATAACTAACGGATAttctacattaaaaaaatacacaaatcaAAGAACTCGTGGATCAGGTCCACAATTTCATTTTGGTAGACGTAGACGCAATACACGTTTGTCAGAAATTATATACCTGGTCCATAATTTTCCACTCTATTTTTATCAAAACTTTTCCTtccactttatttttt comes from Benincasa hispida cultivar B227 chromosome 2, ASM972705v1, whole genome shotgun sequence and encodes:
- the LOC120070701 gene encoding pentatricopeptide repeat-containing protein At4g04370; its protein translation is MHCGQLIEFYSYKLIHEPIAHGSTKSFNSLLNRLSSQGAHHQVLQTYISFQNTNTPPDAYTFPSLLKACTNLNMFSNGLSIHQSVIVNGLSHDSYIGSSLISFYAKFGCIHFGRKVFDTMPERNVVPWTTLIGCYSRQGDIDIAFSMFKQMRESGIQPTSVTFLSLLPGISELPLLLCLHCLIVLYGFESDLALLNSMVNMYGKCGKIGDARSLFESMDYRDLVSWNSLLSAYSKIGGIEEILKFIQGMRIEDIKPDKQTFCSALSASAIKGDLRFGKLVHCLILKDGSDIDQQVETALIVLYLRCRCLDLAHEVFKSTTEKDAVLWTAMISGLVQNDCADKALGVFYQMIESNVEPSTATLASALSACAQLVCCDIGTSIHGYVLRQGILLDIPAQNSLVTMYAKCNKLEQSCSIFNEMVEKDLVSWNAIVAGHAKNGYLSKAIFFFNEMRTSFQRPDSITVTSLLQACGSAGALFQGKWIHNFVLRSSLIPCIMTETALVDMYFKCGNLGTAQKCFDYMLQKDLVTWSILIAGYGFNGKGEIALRKYSEFLGTGMEPNHVIFLSVLSACSHSGLIIQGLNIYESMTKDFRMSPNLEHRACIIDLLSRAGKVDEAYSFYKMMFKEPAIDVLGILLDACRVNGSVQLGKVIARDMFELKPVDAGNFVQLAHSYASMSRWDGVEAAWTQMRSLGLKKLPGWSSIEVHGTSFTFFSVHNSHPKIEDIILTVKSLSKDIRKMHVENEIREDFVEIS